A region of bacterium DNA encodes the following proteins:
- a CDS encoding glycosyltransferase family 1 protein, translating into MRVGLDVRLLETNRPGVNRYVSNLLQALARVDSANEYLCFVGNNECRDLPGAGNFRQVRVPGPASPTAGTLLDLSPWLPAGKIDLYHSLIPLTPLILPCPSVVTLHDFQPLLVQRLRNKYPEFESRRAFLHQKTIDLFYRFTYRRALSRARGIICISRHTADRLKILFPETAGRDRVVYYGLEKKFRPIERPDLLRTVRETYSLPERFLFYAGTNRPNKNLPRLLDAVKLLLEDGPRNCPDLRLVAAGFEHPAYPPVMELARARGIADRVLHVGEVSHDRLPLFYNLADAAVLVSFLEGFGFPPLEALACGTPVVAARDSSLPEVVGDAGVMVDPLDIEDIARGIFLLWSDAELRREYSRRGRERALLFDWDRAGRETVRFYTDILSPSAMPV; encoded by the coding sequence ATGAGGGTAGGGCTCGACGTCCGCCTGTTGGAGACGAACCGGCCCGGAGTCAACCGCTACGTCTCCAATCTCCTTCAGGCCCTGGCCCGAGTCGACTCCGCCAACGAGTACCTCTGCTTCGTCGGGAACAACGAATGCCGAGACCTGCCCGGAGCCGGGAATTTCCGACAAGTGCGGGTACCGGGCCCGGCTTCGCCCACGGCCGGAACCCTCCTCGACCTCTCTCCCTGGTTGCCGGCGGGGAAAATCGACCTTTACCATTCGCTCATCCCCCTGACACCGCTCATCCTCCCCTGTCCCTCCGTGGTCACGCTGCACGATTTTCAGCCTCTCCTGGTGCAGCGCCTGAGAAACAAATACCCCGAATTCGAATCCCGGCGCGCGTTTCTCCATCAGAAAACGATCGACCTTTTTTACCGTTTTACCTACCGGCGAGCCCTAAGCCGGGCCCGGGGGATCATCTGCATCTCCCGCCATACCGCCGATCGCTTGAAGATCCTCTTCCCCGAAACCGCCGGACGCGACCGCGTGGTGTATTACGGCCTCGAAAAGAAATTCCGTCCGATCGAGCGCCCCGATCTTCTGCGGACCGTCCGGGAAACGTATTCCCTCCCCGAACGTTTTCTGTTCTATGCCGGAACCAACCGCCCCAACAAAAACCTCCCCCGGCTTCTGGATGCGGTTAAACTCCTTCTCGAAGACGGCCCCCGGAACTGTCCCGACCTGAGGCTGGTGGCGGCGGGGTTCGAGCATCCGGCATACCCTCCCGTCATGGAGCTGGCCCGGGCGCGGGGCATCGCCGATCGGGTCCTGCATGTCGGCGAGGTTTCCCATGATCGGCTCCCCCTCTTCTATAACCTGGCCGACGCGGCCGTCTTGGTCTCGTTTCTGGAAGGGTTCGGATTTCCCCCTCTGGAAGCGCTGGCCTGCGGCACTCCGGTCGTCGCCGCCCGGGACTCTTCTCTCCCGGAAGTGGTGGGAGATGCGGGGGTCATGGTCGATCCCCTCGACATCGAGGATATCGCCCGGGGGATATTCCTTCTCTGGTCCGATGCCGAGCTGCGCCGGGAATATTCCCGGCGGGGCCGCGAGCGGGCGCTTCTCTTCGATTGGGACCGGGCCGGCCGGGAAACGGTCCGGTTCTATACCGATATTCTCTCCCCCTCCGCCATGCCAGTTTGA
- a CDS encoding DUF1972 domain-containing protein encodes MTRKLRIAILGCRGYPSTYSGYETFIGELAPRLAGKGHDVTVYCRKSLFDDRPSLKDGIRLRYLPSIETKNFGTLTHTFISVLDALPRRYDVLFFVNPGNGFHCILPRLLGKKLALNVDGLEWTRGKWGSLARAYFKNAARCATIFCQEIVNDSLEMQRIYLEEWNCPSTYIAYGAEIESSRNPGLIEEFGVAPGEYYLIASRIIPENHPDLIAEAFAGMKTGKKLIIAGGANYRSPLMEKLRNFPDPRVIALGHVDSNEKIKELHCNCYAYIHGHSVGGTNPSLLKALGYGNCILALDVPFNREVIRDYGLLFRRDIDDLREKLQYLEDRPEVAAEYRRRAPERIREAYTWEKITREYEDLFSRMAAPA; translated from the coding sequence ATGACGCGGAAATTGCGCATAGCCATCCTCGGCTGCCGGGGGTACCCCTCCACCTACAGCGGCTACGAGACCTTCATCGGGGAACTGGCCCCGCGGCTGGCCGGCAAAGGCCACGACGTCACCGTCTACTGTCGAAAGTCCCTGTTCGACGACCGTCCTTCCCTCAAGGACGGCATCCGCCTCCGCTACCTTCCCTCGATCGAGACCAAGAACTTCGGCACCCTCACCCATACCTTCATCTCGGTTCTGGACGCCCTGCCCCGCCGCTACGACGTTCTCTTCTTCGTCAATCCCGGCAACGGGTTCCACTGCATCCTCCCCCGGTTGCTGGGGAAAAAGCTGGCGCTCAACGTCGACGGCCTGGAATGGACGCGGGGCAAGTGGGGGAGCCTGGCCCGAGCCTATTTCAAAAACGCGGCCCGGTGCGCCACCATCTTCTGCCAGGAGATCGTCAATGACTCCCTGGAAATGCAGCGGATTTACCTGGAAGAATGGAACTGCCCTTCCACCTATATCGCCTACGGCGCCGAAATCGAAAGCTCGCGGAACCCCGGCCTGATCGAGGAATTCGGAGTCGCCCCGGGGGAATATTACCTGATCGCCAGCCGCATCATCCCCGAAAACCATCCCGACCTCATCGCCGAGGCGTTCGCCGGGATGAAAACCGGAAAAAAGTTGATTATCGCCGGGGGGGCCAACTACCGGAGTCCCCTGATGGAGAAACTGCGGAATTTCCCCGATCCCCGGGTGATCGCCCTCGGGCATGTCGACAGCAACGAAAAAATCAAGGAACTTCACTGCAACTGCTACGCGTATATCCACGGGCATTCGGTGGGGGGGACCAACCCTTCCCTGCTCAAGGCACTGGGCTACGGCAACTGCATTCTGGCTCTGGACGTTCCCTTCAACCGCGAAGTCATCCGGGATTACGGCCTTCTCTTCCGCAGGGACATCGACGATCTCCGGGAAAAGCTGCAGTACCTGGAAGACCGCCCCGAGGTCGCCGCGGAGTACCGGCGCCGCGCCCCGGAGAGGATCCGGGAAGCGTACACCTGGGAAAAAATCACCCGGGAATACGAAGATCTCTTTTCCCGGATGGCCGCGCCCGCCTGA
- a CDS encoding sugar transferase produces the protein MIKKYTSYYVLSFIVEALLGVVALWAAELVRNLVFLRFFIPAGAPFAPLALPLWLLPAAAGGLPFFLYLNHAHSFPSRVPLREMAWPTAKAVIQLVIIIVAVSFALNSQDTSRLALVFFGFFAYGLALLKQSFFEFLLARSRPHWEILLVGNSTAALAFLDTLQEKWPCGISIFGLLTDDPDLQPGERIGGVKVLGRIDVWEKILRYNQIIDEVVIFPNGKIGLSLNQIIRLGQELQVKVRVAVGEPQEKFNPTVERLGWANLISFQPNPDSFVSMLLKRAIDRVGALVMITLLSPLFLAIGFLIKISSPGPVFFSQKRSGLRGRAFKMYKFRTMQVGAENEKARLLNANEMNGPVFKIREDPRITRIGKWLRRFSLDELPQIFNVLKGDMSLVGPRPLPVEEARKCDRWEKRRFSIKPGITCLWQISGRNMLDFPEWMKLDLTYVNNWSLALDFKILARTFGAVISGRGAY, from the coding sequence ATGATCAAGAAATACACCAGTTATTATGTTCTGAGTTTCATCGTGGAAGCCCTCCTAGGGGTAGTCGCTCTCTGGGCGGCCGAATTGGTGCGGAACCTGGTTTTCCTTCGTTTTTTCATTCCGGCGGGAGCGCCGTTCGCTCCTCTCGCCCTTCCCCTGTGGCTTCTGCCGGCGGCGGCGGGCGGCCTGCCTTTCTTTCTCTACCTCAACCACGCCCATTCGTTTCCATCCCGGGTGCCGCTGCGGGAAATGGCCTGGCCGACCGCCAAGGCGGTAATCCAGCTGGTCATCATTATTGTCGCGGTCTCCTTCGCGCTCAACAGCCAGGATACGAGCCGGCTGGCCCTGGTCTTCTTCGGGTTCTTCGCCTACGGGCTTGCCCTGCTCAAACAGTCTTTCTTCGAATTTCTCCTCGCCCGTTCCCGGCCCCACTGGGAGATTCTCCTGGTGGGCAACAGCACCGCGGCCCTGGCTTTTCTCGACACCCTTCAGGAAAAATGGCCCTGCGGGATCAGTATCTTCGGGCTACTGACGGACGACCCCGATCTCCAGCCCGGAGAGCGCATCGGGGGGGTGAAGGTGCTCGGGCGGATCGACGTCTGGGAGAAGATCCTGCGCTACAACCAGATCATCGACGAAGTCGTCATCTTCCCCAACGGCAAAATCGGCCTCAGCCTCAACCAGATCATCCGTCTGGGGCAGGAACTCCAGGTTAAAGTCAGGGTAGCGGTCGGCGAGCCCCAGGAAAAGTTCAACCCCACGGTCGAGCGTTTGGGCTGGGCCAACCTCATCTCCTTCCAGCCCAACCCCGACAGCTTCGTCTCCATGCTCCTCAAGCGGGCGATCGACCGGGTGGGGGCGCTGGTCATGATCACGCTCCTTTCCCCGCTTTTTCTGGCGATCGGGTTCCTGATCAAGATCAGTTCCCCGGGCCCGGTCTTCTTTTCCCAGAAACGGAGCGGGCTGCGCGGGCGGGCGTTCAAAATGTACAAGTTCCGGACCATGCAGGTGGGAGCCGAAAACGAGAAGGCCCGTCTGCTCAACGCCAACGAGATGAACGGCCCGGTCTTCAAAATCAGGGAAGACCCCCGCATCACCAGGATCGGGAAGTGGTTGCGGCGCTTCAGCCTGGACGAACTGCCCCAGATCTTCAACGTGCTCAAGGGGGACATGAGCCTGGTGGGGCCGCGGCCCCTTCCCGTCGAGGAAGCCCGGAAATGCGACCGCTGGGAAAAACGCAGGTTCAGCATCAAACCCGGGATTACCTGCCTCTGGCAGATCAGCGGGCGGAACATGCTCGATTTCCCGGAATGGATGAAGCTCGACCTCACCTACGTCAACAACTGGTCGCTGGCCCTCGATTTCAAAATCCTGGCCCGTACCTTCGGCGCCGTCATCAGCGGCCGCGGAGCCTACTGA